A segment of the Aureliella helgolandensis genome:
CACTTGGTGGCCATCAACCGCACGACAACCGCCCTCTCCGACGGACTCCCTGTATACGATCCGGAGTTTGGCAGTGGCGATGTGGGACTGCTAGAAGAAGCTGCGGTGCTACTTTCGACGCAAGCGCACAACATTCACTTGCTGGTTCAAAGTAATCAACTCTTCCTAGGCACCTTGCATGCAATGAGTAGCGCGATCGACGCGCGAGATCGTTACACCCAAGGCCACAGTGAGCGGGTTGCTAGACTCAGCTACGATTTGTCGCGCGTCTTGGGACTCTCGGATGAAGCCTGTCAAGAAAACTACCTAGCCGGCATCCTTCACGATATCGGCAAAATTGGAATCCCCGACAGCGTGCTGCTCAAGAACGGTCCCCTGACCGACGAAGAGTTCTCGATCATTCAACAGCACCCTGAGATTGGACATCGAATTGTCGAGCAGCTTGGACACTTGCAATTCGTCCTTCCAGGAGTGCTCTACCATCACGAGCGTTGGGATGGGAAAGGGTATCCCCATCAACTGGCCGGACAATCCATCCCCTTGATGGCGCGTATCATGGCGGTGGCGGATGCTTTTGATGCGATGACCAGTTCACGCCCCTACCGAAGTGCCATGCCGGTAGAAAAGGCTAGCAGCATCATTATCAATGGTGCCGCCCAACAATGGGATGCCGACATCGTAGACTGCTTTAAAATCTGGGTGACTCAACGTCTGCAAGAGATCCCAAGTGACCATCCCCAGAATCAAAGCATCATTGCGGAAGGCTCACCCGTGGAACATATCGTTCAAGCGGTCATGGCTCTGTGCCATTGAGCGAATGTAACGGACGATACTCTTCGCTTCTCACCTTGCTGTAGCCCTGCTTGAGACGCCATGCATCCAGTGGGAAGATTGGATTGCATGCATTGCTCAATCCTAGCCGCCAAGCGACCTCTGAAAGGGCTCTCTCTCGGGTCGACCAACTAGTGACAGCCACTGCACATTTTCTTCAGTGGCCGTCTCCGGCTGAGAGGACTCCCATCAATACTTGCGATCCGTAGCCATAATATGGCCTACGATCATCCATACACCGAGAAAGAACGCACCCAACATCGTGTGAAACCATTCTAATGACATATACCACCTATTGCGCTGCAAACGAATTACTGCTGCGTCATCCTTGCGCAATACTACAATGGGTTCCAGATCCTGAACCCACTATACGACCTTCCGAAGTCGAGACAATGCATTAGATACCGACTCCGGTCATTTGGGTATCGTCAAACCGGTGAAAGTCAGCGCACTATTTTAGAAGCCACTCTACATTCAGACGATCGCCGAGAGACTACGCAGTCACCCTATTCTGCCCGACCGATCCACCTTGACACAGTGCTTTAAACACAGTGCTTTAAACACAGTGCTTTAAACACAGTGCTTTGCGATGGACGGTTAATCACTAATCCGGAACAGGCGTCGCAGCGCATCCAACATGCTGGCGTGGTGGTTCGAATCCGCATGTTCGCGGAGTGTTTGCAGGGGTGGGTGCAACAGTTTGTTCACCAAGCGATCAAAGGCTATGGACAACTCCTTCTCCGCCTGAGAGTCGAGCCCACGCGCTTTCAACTTGCTGACCAACCGCTCCAATTCCTGACCTTTGACGAGTTCTGCTTGTTCGCGCAGTTTGCGAATAGTCACACCACTATTGCGGTGGACACTCTCGGAGAGGAATTTTTGCAATTCTTGATCGACGATGCGCTCGGCCCGCGGCCATTCCTGCTGCCGAGCTTGAAGATTTTTGTCGCACACTTGCTGCAAGTCGTCGACGGTAAACAGGTACACATCCGACAACTCTGCAATGGCCGAATCAAAGTCGCGTGGTACGGCCAAGTCCAGGATCAGTACAGCCCGTGCACTGCGTTTGGCTCGGCAAGCTCGAAACTGCTCCAAGCTGACGATGGGTTGGCTTGCACTGGTGGTTGAGATGATCAGGTCGGACTGTGCCATGCTCGCATCGAGTTCGCTCCATGGTCGACTCATTGCATTAAACTGCTGCGCCAGTTCAGCACTGCGTTCGGCGTTACGATTGAGGATCTGAATTGATTTGGCACCGGCATCGATGAGATAGCGAAGGGTTTCCGTCCCCATTTCTCCGGCACCGATCAACAAGATTTGCTTATCGTCGAATCGTTCGAAAAAGTCGCTGGCGATTTCACTGACCGCTACGCTGGGGACGCTGATTCTGCGGCGATGAATTTCGGTCTCGTTGGCTACTCTGCGGGCCACGACGGTGGCTCGCTGGAAAGCCCGGTGCATCAAGCTTGCTGCGGTGTCACCGCTACACGCCAACTCGTAGGCCTCTTTGACCTGAGAAAGTATTTGAGCTTCACCGACGATCATGCTATCGAGACTAGAGGCCACCATGAAAAGGTGCCGGACTGCTAGTTCGTTTTGGAGTTGAGTGATCTGATCGGAGACGTGAACAAAGTCGGTGTGATGGAAGTCGGCGATGAAATTCCCCAACTGCTCCGGCTGCGGTAGTTTGACTCGATCCGAAGCGGCCGCATACAACTCCACCCGATTGCAAGTACTCAGCAAGACCGTTTCTGCCTCCGGAAACTGCTGCCCCAGGCGTTGCAGCGCATCGCTGACTTGAGCTTTGGAAAACGCCAGCTTCTCTCGGATCTCAAGTGGCGTGCGGTGGTGACTAACTCCTACCATGGACCAATGCATCAGATTGGCCCCTGAGTAACTTGTCCCAACAATTCCTGGCTGAACCCCACTGTGGTGCTTGGGATCGGTGGAATGCCGTGCGACGAAAACAAGACCAATCCCAGCACGACCACTAGAAAGAAGAAGTTGGCTATGGCGAGGTAGGCGCTCTGACGTCCCCCCAGTGCACTGGATGAAGACAATTCCATCAACGACGCGATGAGCGACCAAGCAAACAGCACGACCGTGAAGAGTATTCCGCCGCTATACCAAGCGATTTGGCCGTCGCGTCCCAGGTTCAATACGATCCCCGATAGCAATCCCAACCCCAGGCTGACCGTGCTGATGAACAGACTCGATCGATTCATCGATTGTAGGAATTCCAGCGTGGGCAGCCGCAACCCTCCCCGAGATCGAACCTTGCTTTTCAAACGGTGGGACTGCACCAGATACATGAGTCCAAAGGCGAATCCGAAACAGATAATCATGGTTCCGACGAGGAGGCTAACCCCGTGGATTGCCCGCCATAGGTTCACGGTGGTGCTGGGGTGAAACGGCGGTGCCTCGCGGACCAATTGAGCCAATCCGATAAGGCCTAGAACCACGGGAATCAAGAACAATCCCATGGCGCGATCGGGATTGCGGATCGTCAGGATCAAGCAGGCCACGGCCAGCCCCCAGGCGGCAATCACCGCCCATTGAAACCAACTGGAGAGCAACTCTGGGGCTGAGCTGGGTACCCCCACAATCATTTCATTAAAAACGAAGATGCTGTGGGCTGCTAAGCCCGCACTCAGCATGGCGATAAGCACTACGCTCCGCCCAGGTAGCTTAAATAAGAACCGCGATGCTTCGACGACCAGCACTACTACATAACTGAGCAGGAAGCATGATACGCTCACCCCTGTTAGCACGTCTCGCCCCTCTTCATCGCGTTAGCACTCCCTACCCAATAAAAGAAGCCGGCAAATCGATCCAAGCCGGCTTCTATACGAATTGATGACAAACACCAAGGATAGGAAGGTCCTATGGCAAACGCTCTGTGGACGACTTAGTCCCAGTCCTCGTCATCATCATCCTCGTCATCATCCCAGTCGTCGTCGGAGTCATCATCGTCGTCGTCGTCATCCCACTCATCATCGTCGTCGACTTCCTCCCAGCCCCCCTCTTCTTCATCATCCTCGTCGTCATCGTCCTCTTCATCGTCGTCGTCCCCTCCCTTTTTGGATACTTCATCCGCATCGGAGTCCTCGTCGTCGTCATCCCATTCTTCATCGTCATCGCTGTCGACATCGTCCACCGAGTCGTCGTCATCATCATCATCATCGTCGTCATCCCAATCGTCTTCATCCTCATCGACGGCTGATGGGATCATTGGGGCTGCATTGAGCAGCTCTTCATCCGTTGGGGCGGAAGCGTCTTCTAGAGTTGCCGTAGCTGAAAAACTCATGTTCACCATCGACTCCTTATTTTCTGAGTCTGTTCCTACGAATTCGGGGGAGGACAACGATAACTGGGGTTCGTTTACCCAGTCTATCCGGGGTAACCGATCGGCAGATCGCAACCCAAACATTTGTAAAAATCTGCGAGTAGTCCCGTAAAGATACGGTCTACCCAGATCTTCACTTCTTCCGCTGATTCGAACAAGCTCCATTTCCATCAATTGCTTGAGTACTTCGCTGCAGCCCACACCTCGAATTGCTTCGATGTTGGCCCTCAATACGGGCTGGCGGTAGGCCACTACGGCAAGTGTTTCAAGAACCGATTGGGTAAGTCGCTGTTCACCTGGAATATGCGACAGTCGCCTTAACCAAGGAGCAAAGTGAGACCGCGTCATCAACGCATAGCCGCTCGCTATCTCCTCTACGCGGTAGGATCGACCATCGCGGTCCAACTCACTGTTCAACTGGCGAACCAGTGTACGTGCTTCCGTTGCGTCCGCCAACCCAGCCAGCTTCGCCAGTTTACGGCTGGTCAAGCCATCGTTGGTCAGAAAGAGCACTGCCTCCACGCGACGCAGCTTCGCTTCCTGGCTGTCTTCCGTTCGATTTGTCTGCGGTACGCGCTTCGGTTCTTCGTAGTTGCTCTTAAAATAGT
Coding sequences within it:
- a CDS encoding HD-GYP domain-containing protein, encoding MPSIPSSTELEILDFVRDRLGCGLSLIPADCSSADLHDALSNLGCTITPSECTDCTDLVYCAEYEPLVIDLDPSRSFATISLSNFEDCKLSLVAVLDGSASVTRNLLRCAIEAYQLTLEIKSCNTALEESAIQLAQSFEEQNWLRGFARNATCFTSVSSANDVATGILAPLGYLLRAQDVFLLVEPEETERSGLTSTKFGSSSFSLETLLGLFHELGIYPLSPPVVRNNLTTQTADGMISSIICVSIANSGQSFGHLVAINRTTTALSDGLPVYDPEFGSGDVGLLEEAAVLLSTQAHNIHLLVQSNQLFLGTLHAMSSAIDARDRYTQGHSERVARLSYDLSRVLGLSDEACQENYLAGILHDIGKIGIPDSVLLKNGPLTDEEFSIIQQHPEIGHRIVEQLGHLQFVLPGVLYHHERWDGKGYPHQLAGQSIPLMARIMAVADAFDAMTSSRPYRSAMPVEKASSIIINGAAQQWDADIVDCFKIWVTQRLQEIPSDHPQNQSIIAEGSPVEHIVQAVMALCH
- the hemA gene encoding glutamyl-tRNA reductase translates to MHWSMVGVSHHRTPLEIREKLAFSKAQVSDALQRLGQQFPEAETVLLSTCNRVELYAAASDRVKLPQPEQLGNFIADFHHTDFVHVSDQITQLQNELAVRHLFMVASSLDSMIVGEAQILSQVKEAYELACSGDTAASLMHRAFQRATVVARRVANETEIHRRRISVPSVAVSEIASDFFERFDDKQILLIGAGEMGTETLRYLIDAGAKSIQILNRNAERSAELAQQFNAMSRPWSELDASMAQSDLIISTTSASQPIVSLEQFRACRAKRSARAVLILDLAVPRDFDSAIAELSDVYLFTVDDLQQVCDKNLQARQQEWPRAERIVDQELQKFLSESVHRNSGVTIRKLREQAELVKGQELERLVSKLKARGLDSQAEKELSIAFDRLVNKLLHPPLQTLREHADSNHHASMLDALRRLFRISD
- a CDS encoding cytochrome C assembly protein, with amino-acid sequence MSVSCFLLSYVVVLVVEASRFLFKLPGRSVVLIAMLSAGLAAHSIFVFNEMIVGVPSSAPELLSSWFQWAVIAAWGLAVACLILTIRNPDRAMGLFLIPVVLGLIGLAQLVREAPPFHPSTTVNLWRAIHGVSLLVGTMIICFGFAFGLMYLVQSHRLKSKVRSRGGLRLPTLEFLQSMNRSSLFISTVSLGLGLLSGIVLNLGRDGQIAWYSGGILFTVVLFAWSLIASLMELSSSSALGGRQSAYLAIANFFFLVVVLGLVLFSSHGIPPIPSTTVGFSQELLGQVTQGPI
- the scpB gene encoding SMC-Scp complex subunit ScpB, with translation MIKKGSSGGPFQPGSGRASIAPGYQQAQGTGGQRYWFFIHYFKSNYEEPKRVPQTNRTEDSQEAKLRRVEAVLFLTNDGLTSRKLAKLAGLADATEARTLVRQLNSELDRDGRSYRVEEIASGYALMTRSHFAPWLRRLSHIPGEQRLTQSVLETLAVVAYRQPVLRANIEAIRGVGCSEVLKQLMEMELVRISGRSEDLGRPYLYGTTRRFLQMFGLRSADRLPRIDWVNEPQLSLSSPEFVGTDSENKESMVNMSFSATATLEDASAPTDEELLNAAPMIPSAVDEDEDDWDDDDDDDDDDDSVDDVDSDDDEEWDDDDEDSDADEVSKKGGDDDDEEDDDDEDDEEEGGWEEVDDDDEWDDDDDDDDSDDDWDDDEDDDDEDWD